From Nitrospira sp., the proteins below share one genomic window:
- a CDS encoding aspartate 1-decarboxylase — protein MFRQMLRSKIHRATVTGAHLEYEGSLTVDEDLLDAAGILPYEAVVCSNLNNGERFMTYAINGKRGGGEIVLNGPTARKGAVGDQIIIFCYEYYSEEEIKTHAPKIVRVNEKNKMIDASAKR, from the coding sequence ATGTTTCGACAAATGTTGCGGTCAAAAATTCATCGCGCCACGGTGACGGGGGCGCATCTGGAGTATGAAGGGAGCTTGACGGTCGACGAGGATCTGCTCGATGCCGCCGGCATTCTTCCCTATGAAGCGGTCGTGTGCTCGAATTTGAACAACGGCGAGCGGTTCATGACGTACGCGATCAACGGCAAGCGCGGCGGCGGCGAGATCGTGCTGAACGGCCCGACGGCCCGCAAAGGCGCCGTGGGCGATCAAATCATCATCTTCTGCTACGAGTACTACAGCGAAGAGGAAATCAAGACGCATGCGCCCAAGATCGTGCGGGTGAATGAAAAGAATAAGATGATCGACGCGTCGGCAAAACGATGA
- the gatC gene encoding Asp-tRNA(Asn)/Glu-tRNA(Gln) amidotransferase subunit GatC: protein MEITRQDVEKVAKLARLDVSPSETEAFAKQLSQILTHVEQLKRYNTDGIEPTATVLGQVNVFREDVVRPSLPVDKALANAPEREADGFCVPKIIE, encoded by the coding sequence ATGGAAATTACGAGACAGGATGTTGAAAAAGTGGCGAAGCTGGCGCGGCTAGATGTCTCGCCGTCGGAGACGGAGGCGTTTGCCAAACAGCTGAGCCAGATTCTGACCCATGTCGAGCAGCTGAAGCGGTACAATACGGATGGGATCGAGCCGACGGCGACGGTGTTGGGGCAGGTGAATGTGTTTCGTGAGGATGTGGTGCGGCCGTCGCTGCCGGTCGACAAGGCGCTGGCGAATGCGCCGGAGCGTGAGGCGGACGGGTTCTGTGTGCCGAAGATCATCGAATAA
- the wecB gene encoding UDP-N-acetylglucosamine 2-epimerase (non-hydrolyzing): MNHIDLIAGARPNFMKIAPIIDALNAAEKRGGSLRFRLIHTGQHYDRAMSGSFFEELGIPDPDINLEVGSGTQAEQTAAIMVAYEKVLLKQKSDLCLVVGDVTSTMACSIAARKLGLRVAHVEGGIRSGDWTMPEEINRVVTDSITNWFFTTSETANDNLRRSGVANDRIFFVGNTMIDTLLKHLPRLRPPACWDSLNLTPNNYFVITLHRPANVDGEQQLLRLLHAIAEGTGGLPVVFPVHPRTAKNLRDLDSKMPQLNYVEPLGYLEFNYLVKHARGVITDSGGITEETTVLGVPCLTLRDNTERPETITIGTNELIGTDPSKLPPALARLMAGQWKKGAIPPKWDGKTAERIVETLERLLQNN, translated from the coding sequence ATGAACCATATTGACCTTATTGCAGGGGCTCGGCCCAATTTCATGAAAATTGCGCCAATTATTGACGCGCTCAACGCGGCCGAAAAGCGAGGCGGTTCGTTGCGTTTTCGCCTCATCCATACAGGCCAGCATTACGACCGTGCGATGTCAGGCAGCTTCTTCGAAGAACTCGGAATCCCGGACCCGGATATCAATCTGGAGGTCGGTTCCGGGACACAGGCTGAACAGACCGCCGCTATTATGGTGGCCTATGAAAAGGTCCTGCTGAAACAGAAGAGCGACCTTTGTCTCGTCGTTGGAGATGTGACCTCGACCATGGCCTGTTCCATCGCTGCCCGCAAATTGGGATTACGGGTAGCACATGTAGAAGGTGGCATCCGTTCAGGAGACTGGACGATGCCGGAAGAAATCAACCGAGTCGTGACGGACTCTATTACGAATTGGTTTTTCACGACTAGTGAGACCGCCAACGACAATCTCCGCCGGAGCGGTGTTGCAAACGATCGCATCTTCTTCGTCGGCAACACCATGATCGACACGCTGCTCAAGCACCTCCCGCGTTTGCGCCCTCCAGCGTGCTGGGACTCCCTCAATCTAACACCAAACAACTACTTCGTGATCACGCTGCATCGCCCGGCAAATGTCGACGGGGAGCAGCAATTACTCCGGCTCCTGCATGCGATAGCAGAAGGCACCGGTGGATTGCCTGTGGTGTTTCCGGTTCACCCCCGGACCGCCAAGAATCTGCGCGATCTCGACAGCAAAATGCCGCAACTGAATTATGTCGAACCGCTCGGCTACCTTGAATTCAACTACTTGGTGAAACACGCCCGTGGGGTAATTACCGATTCCGGCGGCATCACCGAAGAAACGACCGTACTCGGCGTGCCTTGCCTCACTCTGCGCGACAATACCGAGCGTCCCGAGACCATCACAATCGGAACCAACGAACTGATTGGAACCGATCCGAGCAAGCTGCCTCCGGCGCTGGCGCGATTAATGGCTGGACAGTGGAAAAAAGGTGCCATTCCGCCCAAATGGGACGGCAAAACGGCGGAGCGGATCGTCGAAACACTTGAGCGGTTGCTGCAAAACAACTAG
- the glmS gene encoding glutamine--fructose-6-phosphate transaminase (isomerizing): MCGIVGYVGNQEAVPILIGGLAKLEYRGYDSAGVAVLQGEKIEVRRSVGKLVNLQQSLKAKELSGTVGIGHTRWATHGKPSEQNAHPHRSKGCVLVHNGIIENYQPLKQQLEKEGYKFQSETDTEVVAHLIDKYLQKGKGLADAVRAATKDVRGSYALAVISEQEPGTMIAARSGCPLVIGRTKDASFVASDVMAMLAHTRDVTYLEEGDVAVVTQHDAQLTDADGHAVSRKPAKITWDASAAEKSGYPHFMLKEIHEQPQTILDTMRGRYSYETGEADLPDIGLTPKEFAAVDRIWIVACGTSWHAGLVGKYLLEEMVRTPVQVDIGSEFRYRDPLVGKHDLFVTISQSGETADTLAAAREAKGKGAKVVSIVNVVGSTLARESDGVLYTHCGPEIGVASTKAFTAQLTALYLLALHLARVRKVMAVADGKAWLDRLVRLPALVERVLGREAEIVAIAKRYYKKRNFLFLGRGINFPIALEGALKLKEISYIHAEGYAAGEMKHGPIALIDKDMPVVVLAPKDRLYEKTVSNLMEVKARRAPVIAFVAEGERELGKTADAVFTIPETHPLLSPILFTIPLQLLAYHIAVLRGADVDQPRNLAKSVTVE; encoded by the coding sequence ATGTGTGGCATCGTTGGCTATGTCGGGAATCAGGAGGCGGTCCCTATCCTCATTGGCGGGTTGGCCAAGCTGGAGTATCGCGGGTACGATTCGGCCGGCGTCGCGGTGCTGCAGGGGGAAAAAATTGAGGTGCGCCGGAGCGTCGGCAAGCTGGTCAATCTCCAGCAATCGCTCAAGGCGAAAGAGTTGAGTGGGACAGTGGGGATCGGTCATACCCGCTGGGCGACCCACGGCAAACCGTCGGAGCAAAATGCGCATCCCCATCGCTCGAAGGGTTGCGTGCTGGTGCACAACGGCATCATCGAAAACTATCAGCCCTTGAAGCAGCAGTTGGAAAAAGAAGGCTACAAGTTCCAGTCGGAGACGGACACCGAAGTCGTGGCGCATCTCATCGACAAGTATCTCCAAAAAGGCAAGGGGCTGGCCGATGCGGTTCGCGCGGCGACCAAGGACGTGCGCGGGAGTTACGCGCTGGCCGTCATTTCGGAGCAAGAGCCGGGAACGATGATCGCGGCGCGATCCGGCTGCCCGCTGGTGATCGGCCGGACGAAAGACGCCTCCTTCGTGGCCTCCGATGTCATGGCGATGCTGGCTCATACGCGGGATGTCACCTATCTCGAAGAGGGCGACGTGGCTGTGGTCACCCAGCACGATGCGCAATTGACCGATGCCGACGGGCATGCGGTGTCGCGGAAGCCGGCCAAGATTACCTGGGATGCGTCGGCGGCCGAAAAGAGCGGCTATCCCCACTTCATGCTGAAAGAAATTCACGAGCAGCCGCAGACGATTCTGGATACGATGCGCGGGCGGTATTCGTACGAAACCGGCGAGGCCGATCTGCCGGATATCGGGCTGACGCCGAAGGAGTTTGCGGCCGTGGACCGGATCTGGATCGTCGCCTGCGGCACGTCCTGGCATGCGGGCTTGGTCGGCAAGTACTTGCTGGAGGAAATGGTGCGCACCCCGGTCCAGGTCGATATCGGCAGCGAGTTTCGCTATCGGGATCCCCTGGTGGGCAAGCACGATCTTTTCGTGACCATCTCACAATCCGGCGAGACGGCCGATACCTTGGCCGCGGCTCGCGAAGCGAAGGGGAAGGGCGCGAAGGTCGTGTCGATTGTGAACGTCGTTGGCAGCACGCTCGCGCGCGAGTCTGACGGCGTGCTGTATACCCATTGCGGACCGGAAATTGGTGTGGCCTCGACGAAGGCCTTTACCGCGCAGCTGACGGCGTTGTACTTGCTGGCCCTCCACCTGGCGCGGGTACGGAAGGTGATGGCGGTCGCCGATGGCAAGGCCTGGCTGGACAGGCTGGTCCGCTTGCCGGCCTTGGTGGAGCGGGTGCTGGGGCGGGAAGCGGAAATTGTGGCCATTGCGAAACGCTATTACAAGAAGCGGAATTTTCTCTTTCTCGGCCGCGGGATCAACTTCCCCATCGCGCTCGAAGGCGCGCTGAAGCTGAAAGAAATATCCTACATCCATGCCGAGGGCTATGCGGCCGGCGAAATGAAGCATGGGCCGATTGCGCTGATCGACAAGGATATGCCGGTGGTGGTGCTGGCGCCGAAAGACCGTCTGTATGAAAAGACGGTGAGCAATCTGATGGAAGTGAAGGCGCGGCGCGCGCCGGTGATCGCATTTGTGGCTGAAGGGGAGCGCGAGCTTGGGAAGACCGCCGATGCGGTGTTTACGATTCCGGAGACGCATCCCTTGTTGTCGCCGATTCTTTTCACGATCCCGTTGCAACTGCTGGCCTATCACATTGCCGTGCTGCGCGGGGCGGATGTGGATCAGCCGCGGAACTTGGCCAAGAGTGTGACGGTGGAGTAA
- the glmU gene encoding bifunctional UDP-N-acetylglucosamine diphosphorylase/glucosamine-1-phosphate N-acetyltransferase GlmU, translated as MNTARAASMASLGVVVMAAGRGTRMQSNHAKVLHRIAGRPMIHYALDVARHVAGHSVAVVVGHQADAVRQAVDSALSGPRDGAPVHIVEQTQQLGTGHAVLQARPVFVSGKGKLPAAYLILNGDTPLLQETTVQELLRVHHASGATVTMLTALLDDPSGYGRVVRRAAVRTQDGLSASGDVVKIVEHRDATPEERAIREINVGTYVVDGGFLFAALDKVEPHNAQGEYYLTDIVDMAVTQGHRVSAMALRNPDEGLGVNTRQQLADAEGVIRQQIRARWLEAGVTMVDPSSTWIEAGVVIGQDTILHPHVTLEGLTVIGEGTTVYSGVRISDCVVGNRVEILDHCVLHESQIDDEAHIGPFVHLRPGVRVRQKAKVGNFVEMKKTDLGEGAKANHLSYLGDATIGKGVNIGAGTITCNYDGVHKHRTVIGDHVFIGSDTQLVAPVTIGAGTVIAAGTTVTQDVPSDSLVIARVQQVTRAGWAAKRRALQAGGTRETKHVKGETASARLAPRVSPVTKKQPLNSKGKPVKKRTRG; from the coding sequence ATGAACACGGCGCGCGCGGCATCGATGGCTTCGTTGGGTGTGGTGGTGATGGCGGCAGGCCGCGGCACGCGCATGCAGTCGAATCACGCGAAAGTGCTGCACCGTATTGCCGGGCGGCCCATGATTCACTACGCGCTCGATGTGGCCCGCCATGTGGCTGGGCATTCCGTGGCTGTGGTGGTCGGACATCAGGCTGACGCGGTGCGCCAGGCGGTGGACTCAGCCCTGTCGGGACCGCGAGACGGGGCGCCTGTCCATATCGTCGAACAAACGCAGCAATTGGGGACCGGCCATGCAGTGTTGCAGGCCCGGCCAGTGTTTGTGTCCGGCAAGGGCAAGCTGCCGGCGGCCTATCTCATCCTCAATGGCGATACGCCGTTGTTGCAGGAAACGACAGTGCAGGAATTGTTGCGGGTTCATCATGCGTCCGGTGCGACCGTGACGATGTTGACAGCCCTGCTCGACGATCCGAGCGGATATGGGCGGGTCGTGCGCCGGGCTGCTGTTAGAACGCAGGATGGCCTGTCCGCATCCGGCGATGTCGTGAAGATCGTCGAACATCGTGACGCTACGCCGGAGGAACGCGCCATTCGGGAGATCAATGTCGGGACGTATGTCGTCGACGGCGGGTTTTTGTTTGCGGCGCTGGACAAAGTCGAACCGCACAACGCCCAAGGCGAGTATTACCTCACCGACATCGTCGATATGGCGGTCACGCAGGGGCATCGAGTGTCGGCCATGGCGTTGCGTAATCCGGATGAAGGGCTTGGCGTGAATACGCGGCAACAGCTGGCCGACGCCGAAGGCGTGATCCGCCAGCAGATTCGCGCCCGATGGCTGGAGGCGGGTGTGACGATGGTGGATCCCTCGTCAACCTGGATCGAGGCCGGCGTGGTGATCGGCCAAGATACGATCTTGCACCCGCACGTAACTCTTGAAGGCCTGACGGTCATCGGTGAGGGCACGACGGTCTATTCCGGCGTGCGGATCAGCGACTGTGTCGTCGGCAACCGCGTGGAGATTTTGGATCACTGTGTGCTGCATGAGTCGCAGATCGATGACGAGGCGCATATCGGGCCCTTCGTGCATTTGAGGCCTGGGGTGCGGGTGCGGCAGAAGGCCAAGGTGGGCAATTTTGTCGAGATGAAAAAGACCGATCTCGGCGAAGGCGCCAAGGCGAATCATCTCAGCTATCTGGGCGACGCCACGATCGGCAAGGGTGTGAACATCGGGGCGGGCACGATCACCTGTAATTACGACGGGGTGCATAAGCATCGGACGGTCATCGGCGATCATGTGTTTATCGGGAGCGACACGCAGCTGGTCGCGCCGGTGACGATTGGCGCCGGGACGGTGATCGCCGCCGGGACGACGGTGACGCAGGATGTGCCGTCCGATTCGCTGGTCATCGCCCGTGTGCAGCAAGTCACTCGTGCCGGATGGGCGGCCAAGCGGCGGGCGTTGCAGGCCGGGGGCACTCGTGAAACGAAACACGTGAAAGGTGAAACGGCTTCGGCTCGTCTCGCGCCTCGCGTGTCACCTGTTACGAAGAAGCAGCCGTTGAATTCGAAGGGCAAGCCAGTCAAGAAACGCACTAGAGGATAA
- a CDS encoding DUF502 domain-containing protein: MLKTALKRYFLTGVLVITPIWGTILILKTLFLTVDGILGNVLAQMVPEHYVPGLGIVTLLVLIFTVGLLAANFMGRQIVRMWEDWLNRLPLVRGIYSTLKSMMDILSFSDHGSYRRVVLIQFPKNGHYCFAFVTGMTKPETSDLGQDPLIHVYVPTSPNPTSGYFLLVPEREVSSVDISVEEAMKLIVSGGLYVPATSMASVLEADAKWSGVKQPAAGVPIG, from the coding sequence ATGTTGAAAACCGCCTTAAAACGCTACTTTCTCACCGGGGTGCTGGTCATTACTCCAATCTGGGGCACGATCCTTATCCTGAAGACATTATTTCTTACTGTGGATGGGATTCTTGGGAATGTGCTGGCTCAGATGGTGCCGGAACATTATGTGCCGGGACTCGGGATTGTGACCTTGCTGGTGTTGATTTTCACGGTCGGACTCTTGGCCGCGAACTTCATGGGGCGGCAAATTGTGCGGATGTGGGAGGACTGGCTCAACCGTCTTCCGCTTGTGCGGGGCATTTATTCCACCTTGAAGTCGATGATGGACATCCTCTCGTTTTCGGACCACGGGTCGTATCGCCGCGTGGTGCTCATTCAATTTCCCAAGAACGGCCATTATTGTTTTGCGTTTGTCACCGGGATGACGAAGCCGGAGACGTCGGACTTGGGCCAGGATCCGTTGATTCACGTCTATGTGCCCACCTCGCCGAATCCGACCTCCGGCTATTTTCTGCTGGTGCCGGAGCGTGAAGTGTCGTCGGTGGACATCAGCGTGGAGGAAGCCATGAAGCTCATTGTCTCGGGCGGGTTGTATGTGCCTGCGACGTCGATGGCGTCGGTGCTCGAAGCGGATGCCAAGTGGAGCGGTGTGAAGCAGCCTGCGGCGGGAGTGCCGATCGGATGA
- a CDS encoding AAA family ATPase, which translates to MTSGIGLCGAHRVGKTTLAQAVSRATGIPFLKTHTSHIFQQHGLDPAKPMAFDTRLAIQQEILAAGEAVWRQAAGPFISDRTPLDMAAYTLADIHGTTTLNETAFTQYLTDCLAATNRYFSTLIIVPPGIPLVPEPGKAALHDAYIEHIHTLIAGLCHDDRISAKVHHIGRGILSLDARVAHTVAHLP; encoded by the coding sequence ATGACATCAGGCATTGGTCTCTGCGGAGCGCACAGAGTCGGGAAAACCACGCTGGCGCAAGCGGTCAGCCGCGCAACGGGCATTCCGTTTCTCAAAACCCACACGAGCCACATCTTCCAACAGCACGGGCTGGATCCGGCCAAACCGATGGCCTTTGACACCAGGTTGGCGATTCAACAAGAAATCTTAGCCGCCGGAGAGGCCGTATGGCGGCAGGCAGCAGGCCCCTTCATCAGCGACCGGACCCCCTTGGACATGGCCGCATACACATTAGCCGACATTCATGGCACCACCACGCTCAACGAAACCGCCTTCACGCAATACCTTACGGACTGCCTCGCGGCCACCAACCGGTATTTCTCCACTCTGATCATTGTCCCCCCCGGCATTCCCCTGGTTCCTGAACCGGGAAAAGCCGCACTCCACGACGCCTATATAGAACACATCCACACCTTGATCGCCGGGCTCTGTCACGACGACCGGATTTCGGCCAAGGTCCACCACATCGGTCGCGGCATCCTCTCGCTGGACGCTCGGGTCGCACACACCGTTGCGCATCTGCCCTAA
- a CDS encoding response regulator, with protein MSPQAPQALTILIVEDQDGPREVLAALLGPHYRVHTANTVHAALDIIHHHPIDLIITDVGLPDRTGIELLRDLQPLAGIKVIVISGSGTVQSAQDAIKLGATAYLLKPFNTDELLTLIQNTLSPQAA; from the coding sequence ATGAGCCCTCAGGCGCCACAGGCTCTGACCATTCTTATCGTGGAGGACCAGGACGGCCCACGAGAAGTCCTCGCGGCCCTGCTAGGCCCGCACTATCGTGTCCATACCGCCAATACCGTTCACGCCGCCCTCGACATCATCCACCATCACCCGATCGACCTCATTATTACGGATGTGGGCCTGCCGGACCGTACCGGCATCGAGCTGCTACGGGATCTGCAACCCCTCGCCGGCATCAAAGTCATCGTCATCAGCGGATCGGGAACCGTCCAATCGGCCCAAGACGCCATCAAGCTCGGAGCCACCGCTTATCTTCTCAAGCCCTTCAATACAGACGAGCTGCTGACGCTCATTCAGAATACCCTGTCTCCGCAAGCCGCCTAG
- the holB gene encoding DNA polymerase III subunit delta' — MPFRDISGHERPIAILRAALSHERLGHAYLFHGADAIGKRLTATHLVQALNCEQPSAPESLDSCGTCRACQQIAAHTHPDFIVIEPDRELATPQIKIEQIRDIEHQFIYRPLMGERKICLIDDADRMTIGAANALLKTLEEPPGHALFLLITSRPNALPITIRSRCQLLRFTTPARTQVEAAVILKRDVPPADARLLALVTDGRIGEALTLDLAALRERQQECLELLAPQTLRSTSAILTAAESLAKADRGLETLIWISRWIRDLMLVHVGGDQDQILHFEQLAQLHDYAQRADLTLLLDLQKDIEKLEQSATRHLNLHMALESCLLRLREALALAPTGAAA; from the coding sequence ATGCCGTTTCGAGACATTAGTGGCCATGAACGTCCGATCGCCATTCTTCGGGCCGCGCTCTCGCACGAACGGCTCGGCCACGCCTACCTCTTCCACGGGGCAGACGCGATCGGCAAACGCCTGACCGCCACGCATCTCGTGCAAGCCTTGAATTGCGAACAGCCCTCGGCTCCCGAATCGCTCGACAGCTGCGGAACCTGCCGCGCCTGCCAGCAGATCGCCGCGCACACCCACCCGGACTTCATCGTCATCGAGCCCGACCGTGAACTGGCCACCCCGCAAATCAAGATCGAGCAGATCCGGGACATCGAGCACCAATTTATTTACCGTCCCCTCATGGGCGAGCGGAAAATCTGCCTGATCGACGATGCCGACCGCATGACCATCGGGGCCGCCAACGCGCTCCTCAAAACGCTCGAAGAACCGCCGGGCCATGCGTTGTTTCTGCTGATCACCAGCCGGCCGAACGCGCTCCCCATCACCATTCGCTCGCGCTGCCAGCTCCTGCGCTTCACCACACCGGCCCGCACGCAAGTCGAAGCCGCCGTAATTCTGAAACGGGACGTTCCTCCGGCGGACGCCCGCCTGCTGGCGCTCGTCACGGACGGACGGATCGGCGAGGCGCTCACCCTGGACCTTGCCGCCCTGCGCGAGCGCCAACAGGAATGCCTCGAGCTGCTGGCGCCGCAGACGCTCCGCTCCACATCGGCCATTCTCACCGCCGCAGAAAGTTTGGCGAAAGCCGATCGCGGGCTGGAAACCCTCATCTGGATCAGCCGCTGGATCCGGGATCTCATGCTCGTCCATGTCGGCGGCGACCAGGACCAAATCCTCCACTTCGAACAACTCGCGCAACTGCACGACTATGCCCAGCGGGCCGACCTCACCCTGCTGCTCGACCTCCAGAAAGACATCGAAAAGCTCGAACAAAGTGCCACCCGCCACTTGAATCTCCACATGGCCTTGGAATCCTGCCTGCTCCGCCTCCGCGAAGCCCTCGCCCTCGCGCCCACCGGCGCCGCCGCCTAG
- the metG gene encoding methionine--tRNA ligase, producing the protein MRDQHSFYITTPIYYVNDVPHIGHAYTTVAADVLARYWRLRGRDVFFLTGLDEHGQKVQQAAAKAGIDPQAHCDKLAPQFQELWKRLNISNDAFIRTTDAPHKSVVRRYLQDLFNRQLIYKADYTGWYCLFDERFWTEKDVVGGLCPDCKRPVEQLSEHNYFFKMGQYQDRLIEHIKQHPDFIRPESRRNEVLGFLQTQTLGDLSISRPKSRLSWGIELPFDQDCVTYVWFDALVNYVSALEYLPKTPSFDQFWPASVHLVGKDILTTHAVYWSTMLMALNLPLPETIFAHGWWTVDGEKMSKSRGNVVDPNKMVDAFGADAFRYFLLREVPFGQDGDFSQSAMVTSINSDLANGIGNLLSRTLTMIERFAEGKIPASGPPTLPELEEKIAQAATQLPATLERGFNALTFRDNLQAIGELASLCDEYIDKAAPWKLAKNPDDAPKLKTVLNTAARALRLLAVSLHPFMPDTTELLVRQLGCHLDFSAAIPASAYQWDNPMAELTIAKSAPLFPRIEIAADTKTAPVKDATKVQKDSSKKGATPVSETPATPQPTPAAATPTTVPAAPAPSAPSPAPQDPPQITIDEFFKIQLKTAKVISAERVPKSEKLLKLQVSLGTEQRQIVAGIGKKYEPEALVGKMIVIVANLKPAKLMGIESQGMVLAAGDSEVRGLATVLEDVEPGTKVK; encoded by the coding sequence ATGCGCGACCAACACAGTTTCTACATCACCACGCCGATCTATTACGTCAACGATGTCCCGCACATCGGCCATGCCTATACGACCGTCGCCGCCGACGTCCTGGCGCGCTACTGGCGTCTGCGCGGGCGCGACGTCTTTTTCCTGACCGGCCTCGACGAACATGGGCAGAAAGTCCAACAGGCGGCAGCCAAGGCTGGCATCGACCCGCAAGCCCATTGCGATAAGCTGGCGCCCCAGTTTCAGGAGCTCTGGAAACGCCTCAACATTTCGAACGATGCCTTCATCCGCACGACCGATGCTCCGCACAAGTCCGTCGTCCGCCGCTACCTTCAAGACCTCTTCAACCGCCAGCTGATCTACAAAGCCGACTACACCGGCTGGTACTGCCTGTTCGACGAGCGGTTCTGGACGGAAAAAGATGTTGTCGGCGGCCTCTGCCCCGACTGCAAACGCCCCGTCGAACAGCTCAGCGAGCACAACTACTTCTTCAAGATGGGCCAGTATCAGGACCGCCTGATCGAGCACATCAAGCAACATCCGGACTTCATTCGCCCGGAGTCGCGGCGCAACGAAGTCCTGGGCTTCCTGCAGACCCAGACCCTCGGCGACCTGTCGATCTCCCGGCCCAAATCGCGCCTCTCCTGGGGCATCGAATTGCCGTTCGATCAGGACTGCGTCACCTACGTCTGGTTCGACGCGCTCGTGAACTATGTCTCGGCCCTCGAATATTTGCCGAAGACACCGTCGTTCGACCAATTCTGGCCGGCGTCGGTCCATCTGGTGGGGAAAGATATTCTGACCACCCACGCCGTCTATTGGTCCACGATGCTGATGGCGCTCAACCTGCCGCTGCCGGAGACGATCTTCGCGCATGGCTGGTGGACCGTCGATGGCGAAAAGATGTCGAAGAGCCGCGGCAACGTCGTGGACCCGAACAAGATGGTCGATGCCTTCGGCGCCGACGCCTTCCGCTACTTCCTCTTGCGAGAAGTGCCGTTTGGACAGGACGGCGACTTTTCGCAATCCGCCATGGTCACCAGCATCAACAGCGACCTGGCCAACGGCATCGGCAATCTCTTGAGCCGCACCCTCACCATGATCGAACGGTTCGCGGAGGGCAAGATTCCGGCTAGCGGTCCGCCCACGCTTCCGGAACTCGAAGAAAAGATCGCCCAGGCCGCCACGCAATTGCCGGCCACATTGGAACGAGGCTTCAACGCACTCACCTTCCGCGACAACCTGCAGGCAATCGGCGAACTGGCCAGCCTCTGCGATGAATACATCGACAAAGCCGCACCCTGGAAGCTGGCCAAGAATCCGGACGACGCGCCGAAGTTGAAGACCGTCCTCAATACCGCCGCCCGCGCCCTGCGTCTGCTGGCGGTATCGCTCCATCCGTTCATGCCAGACACGACGGAACTCCTAGTCCGGCAACTCGGCTGCCACCTCGATTTTTCCGCGGCCATCCCGGCTTCTGCCTACCAGTGGGACAACCCCATGGCCGAGCTTACAATCGCCAAAAGCGCGCCATTGTTCCCGCGTATCGAGATCGCCGCTGACACAAAGACCGCCCCTGTAAAGGACGCAACCAAAGTACAAAAAGACTCATCGAAAAAAGGAGCCACGCCCGTGAGCGAAACACCCGCAACCCCACAGCCAACGCCTGCCGCAGCCACGCCAACAACCGTACCGGCAGCTCCGGCACCCAGTGCCCCTAGCCCCGCACCTCAAGATCCGCCGCAAATCACCATCGACGAATTCTTCAAGATTCAGCTGAAGACCGCGAAAGTCATCAGCGCGGAGCGCGTGCCCAAGTCAGAAAAACTGCTGAAGCTGCAAGTCTCCCTCGGCACCGAGCAGCGGCAGATCGTCGCAGGCATCGGCAAGAAGTATGAGCCGGAAGCGCTGGTCGGGAAAATGATCGTCATCGTGGCCAATCTGAAACCGGCGAAGCTCATGGGCATCGAATCGCAAGGCATGGTCCTGGCCGCCGGCGACAGCGAAGTACGCGGTCTCGCGACTGTACTCGAAGACGTGGAACCGGGCACCAAGGTCAAATGA
- a CDS encoding VOC family protein — translation MTKPVIAPAFCQVAWVVRDLAAAEKFFLETMGISRFMHMDNLAAKDTEGTYLGKPGNWVCNLHIAYAGDTQIELIQPVSGASIYQESLDRHGDAVQHVAYWLDDADYDAAAAHLESSGYPLIQSFRLPILRVGYYDTRRVIGVVTEIVGSTEAGHELRRNLKSGNF, via the coding sequence ATGACAAAGCCAGTGATCGCTCCCGCGTTCTGCCAAGTTGCCTGGGTCGTCCGAGACCTTGCAGCCGCCGAGAAATTCTTCCTTGAAACGATGGGAATCAGCCGCTTCATGCACATGGACAACCTTGCAGCAAAGGACACCGAGGGCACGTATCTCGGGAAACCCGGGAACTGGGTCTGCAACCTTCACATCGCCTACGCAGGAGACACCCAGATCGAACTGATCCAGCCTGTCTCGGGAGCCAGCATATACCAGGAGTCTCTTGATCGACATGGTGACGCCGTTCAGCACGTGGCGTACTGGCTGGATGATGCGGACTATGATGCCGCGGCTGCTCACCTGGAGTCCTCGGGCTATCCCCTGATTCAGAGCTTCCGGTTGCCCATCTTACGTGTCGGCTACTACGACACGCGTCGGGTTATTGGCGTCGTAACCGAGATTGTCGGGTCCACCGAAGCAGGCCATGAACTCCGGCGCAATCTGAAGTCGGGGAACTTTTGA